A genomic region of Parachlamydia acanthamoebae contains the following coding sequences:
- a CDS encoding SDR family NAD(P)-dependent oxidoreductase, with amino-acid sequence MDLKGKVAIVTGGNTGIGAGIVLELAKRGANIVIDYVVNPQATEELEKKVKALGDQVIGVDADVSKVSDWQALVDAAVKQFGHLDILVNNAGIETRTSILDTTEAQYERVLAINLKSAFFGTQIAAKQMIKQGKGGRIINITSVHEDWPMPNNIPYCLSKGGMRMLTRTSALELAKYDILVTGIGPGAVATPINRATMENATLMKELDTTIPLGRMAQPEEIARVVAFIAGEGASYMTASTVFVDGGLMHQSPGL; translated from the coding sequence ATGGATTTGAAAGGAAAGGTAGCCATTGTTACAGGAGGGAACACAGGCATAGGGGCGGGCATTGTTCTAGAGCTAGCTAAGCGTGGGGCTAATATCGTCATCGATTATGTCGTGAATCCTCAAGCGACGGAAGAATTAGAAAAGAAGGTAAAAGCCTTGGGCGATCAAGTGATTGGTGTTGATGCAGATGTAAGCAAAGTGTCTGATTGGCAAGCATTAGTGGACGCAGCTGTTAAACAATTTGGACATTTAGACATTTTGGTGAACAATGCAGGCATCGAAACGAGAACCTCTATCCTGGATACAACCGAAGCTCAGTATGAAAGAGTTTTAGCGATCAATTTGAAAAGCGCTTTCTTTGGGACCCAAATTGCAGCCAAACAAATGATTAAGCAAGGTAAGGGCGGGCGGATTATCAATATCACTTCTGTACATGAAGATTGGCCCATGCCTAACAATATTCCTTATTGCCTGTCGAAAGGCGGCATGCGGATGCTAACTCGAACCTCAGCTCTTGAGCTTGCCAAATATGACATTTTAGTGACGGGAATTGGCCCTGGAGCAGTTGCAACTCCTATTAATCGCGCCACGATGGAAAATGCCACATTAATGAAAGAACTGGATACGACAATTCCTTTAGGTAGAATGGCTCAACCAGAAGAGATTGCCAGAGTCGTCGCTTTTATTGCTGGAGAAGGGGCTAGCTATATGACTGCCTCTACCGTATTTGTGGATGGTGGTTTGATGCATCAAAGTCCTGGATTGTAA
- a CDS encoding SMP-30/gluconolactonase/LRE family protein, protein MFKWLCLFLFLISQASCNDSIKNNPAYPISATPQLPFEVYSEEFAKILGVRPQLFHVADGFGFTEGPAYLSIKNSEEGYLLFTDQINDNILILRWHGLLPYNQITPLSWSKPVVFRHPSNIADGQTIDSEGRLLTAETTGRRVSVTELTGEVKTLVGFYDGKPLNSPNDLVVKSDGTVWFTDPGYGCLQFPQECYLPNNVYRYNPKTKDLDAVITDFKMPNGIAFSPDEKILYVIDSGAIQAPRTYYEKYPHAIYSFDVTEDGSKVTNKRLFTMVAPGFPDGMRLDHEGNIYVGALDGVQVFNPKGELIGKIRMPKETANLTFGGKDNNVLFICSSDSIWAIKLNTKGAKPVPELAKAS, encoded by the coding sequence ATGTTTAAATGGCTTTGTTTGTTTCTTTTCCTCATTTCCCAAGCTTCTTGCAATGATTCGATAAAAAATAATCCTGCTTATCCTATTTCGGCAACCCCGCAACTTCCTTTTGAAGTGTATTCTGAAGAATTTGCAAAAATTTTAGGGGTAAGACCACAACTTTTTCATGTGGCAGATGGTTTTGGATTTACGGAAGGACCAGCTTATCTTTCTATTAAAAATAGTGAAGAAGGGTATTTACTTTTCACCGATCAAATTAATGATAATATTCTTATTCTGCGTTGGCACGGACTTTTACCCTATAATCAGATTACCCCTTTATCATGGAGTAAACCCGTGGTTTTTAGACATCCCTCCAATATTGCGGATGGTCAAACCATTGACTCAGAAGGAAGATTATTGACTGCAGAAACGACGGGTAGAAGAGTTTCTGTAACTGAACTAACTGGGGAAGTCAAAACATTAGTGGGATTTTACGATGGAAAGCCCCTTAATTCACCTAACGATTTAGTCGTCAAATCCGACGGGACAGTTTGGTTCACGGATCCAGGATATGGGTGCTTACAATTTCCACAAGAATGTTATCTACCGAACAATGTCTATCGTTACAATCCGAAAACCAAGGATTTAGATGCTGTCATTACCGACTTTAAGATGCCTAATGGAATTGCTTTTTCCCCAGATGAAAAAATTTTATACGTGATTGATAGCGGGGCAATTCAAGCTCCTCGCACCTATTATGAAAAATATCCTCACGCAATTTATTCTTTTGATGTCACAGAAGATGGTTCCAAGGTGACAAATAAGCGGCTTTTTACGATGGTAGCGCCTGGGTTTCCTGACGGAATGCGTCTCGATCACGAGGGTAATATCTATGTGGGAGCTTTGGATGGGGTGCAGGTGTTCAATCCTAAGGGAGAGTTGATTGGAAAAATTCGGATGCCAAAAGAAACAGCGAACTTAACTTTTGGCGGTAAAGATAATAACGTCTTGTTTATTTGTTCATCAGATTCTATTTGGGCCATTAAGTTAAATACGAAGGGAGCTAAACCTGTTCCTGAACTAGCAAAGGCTTCCTAA
- a CDS encoding MFS transporter yields MRKETIAIYFAGLVQGIALVAFPAVSTILTDPHQFHLSSTAYGSLFIPQAILSIIASALNPVFCRKFGSKSVFLCGLVANLLSMILLAISAFTVHSSILSYVILLCATGCLGLGFGLVVPTINAMAALLYPTQVDSILLMLNALLGIGTALAPIFNAFFVSMGFWWGLPLLLAILLATGFIFSQALNLPGGKFNFSTNQSLTVPIPIRFWIFASFALLYGIVETLNGNWLSIFMKTHLHASLELQSIALTAFWGMVTFGRVFFAIVRKYFREELIFQTFPFISTLAFIVIASLPPNAEYWAVAAFGLTGFGCSVLLPLIISFGNQQLKAFASSVPGMVISFYLLGYGIAAFGVGLLEDSTHMSLRDVYLVGAVVAFILGIISFFVTETPKNNHLSKEI; encoded by the coding sequence ATGCGTAAAGAAACGATAGCCATTTATTTTGCTGGTCTAGTCCAGGGGATCGCATTGGTCGCATTTCCTGCTGTAAGTACTATATTAACTGATCCACATCAATTTCACCTGTCCAGTACTGCCTATGGAAGCCTATTTATTCCTCAAGCTATATTGTCGATCATTGCGTCCGCGTTAAATCCTGTTTTTTGTCGAAAATTTGGATCAAAGTCGGTTTTTTTGTGTGGACTTGTAGCCAATCTCTTATCCATGATACTGCTTGCTATAAGTGCCTTTACCGTGCACTCCTCTATTTTAAGCTATGTCATCTTACTCTGTGCGACAGGTTGTCTAGGGCTCGGCTTTGGACTGGTTGTCCCCACCATTAATGCGATGGCAGCTTTACTATATCCTACCCAAGTCGATTCCATCCTTCTCATGTTAAATGCTCTTTTAGGAATTGGGACAGCTTTAGCACCCATTTTTAATGCGTTTTTTGTTTCGATGGGGTTTTGGTGGGGATTACCGCTTTTATTGGCTATCCTGCTAGCCACAGGATTTATTTTCAGCCAGGCTTTAAACTTGCCAGGAGGAAAATTTAACTTTTCAACAAATCAATCGCTCACCGTTCCCATCCCCATTCGTTTTTGGATCTTTGCGTCTTTTGCTTTGTTGTATGGAATTGTGGAAACATTAAACGGAAATTGGCTTTCTATTTTTATGAAAACACATCTCCATGCTTCGCTTGAATTGCAGTCCATTGCTTTAACGGCTTTTTGGGGAATGGTGACTTTTGGAAGGGTATTTTTTGCAATCGTCAGAAAATATTTTCGAGAAGAGCTTATTTTCCAAACTTTTCCCTTCATTTCGACACTTGCATTTATCGTGATAGCCTCACTTCCGCCAAATGCTGAATACTGGGCTGTGGCTGCATTTGGATTAACCGGTTTTGGATGTTCGGTCCTTCTTCCTCTTATTATTAGTTTTGGAAATCAACAGCTGAAAGCATTTGCTTCCTCCGTGCCAGGCATGGTGATTTCATTTTATTTATTGGGATATGGAATCGCAGCCTTTGGAGTTGGATTACTTGAAGATAGCACGCATATGAGCTTAAGAGACGTGTATTTAGTCGGGGCGGTAGTCGCCTTTATTCTTGGGATTATTTCATTTTTTGTCACAGAAACTCCAAAGAACAATCATTTATCAAAGGAGATATAA